A single window of Micrococcaceae bacterium Sec5.1 DNA harbors:
- a CDS encoding ABC transporter substrate-binding protein, producing MALKKKALHGVIALAGVSALALTACTGPSGGGSSSAPAAAGPIAYGTTDKVTSLDPAGSYDNGSFMVMNQIYSFLLNSKPGGAEPVPDLAESSSFTAPSEYTVKLKSGLKWANGHTLDSKDVKFSFDRQVAINDPAGPASLLTNIASVSTPDATTVVFKLKNANDQTFSQILSSPAAPIVDDEVFPADKVLPDDEIIKAKAFYGQYTIDSYKKNELVSFKAFGDYKGVLGKPANDEATIKYYASPTNLKLDIQQGNIDVAFRSLSATDVDDLRKDSKVKVLTGPGGEIRYITFNFDTMPFGTKAAGADTAKALAVRQAVANLVDRQAIADQVYKGTYLPLYSNVPSGFLGANESFKDAYGDNGKPSLDKAKKVLADAGITEPVALNLQYNPDHYGGSSGDEYAMIKEQLEKSGLFKVNLQSTEWVTYSKASRADEYPVFQFGWFPDFSDADNYLTPFFPEGGFLKNHYNNPTVNDLIAKQLTEADKTKREADIKDVQNALAKDISTLPLLQGAQVAVAGSTVNGVDKTLDASFKFRLGTVSK from the coding sequence ATGGCACTGAAGAAGAAGGCCCTGCATGGCGTTATCGCGCTGGCGGGCGTTTCCGCCCTCGCTTTGACTGCATGCACGGGCCCCTCCGGCGGCGGTTCCTCGTCCGCCCCGGCTGCCGCCGGCCCGATCGCCTACGGCACCACAGACAAAGTCACGTCATTGGACCCGGCCGGATCCTATGACAATGGTTCGTTCATGGTGATGAACCAGATCTACTCGTTCCTGTTGAACTCCAAGCCAGGGGGTGCTGAACCGGTCCCGGACCTTGCGGAGTCGTCCTCGTTCACGGCACCTTCGGAATACACGGTCAAACTCAAGTCGGGCCTGAAATGGGCCAATGGACACACGCTGGACTCCAAGGACGTCAAGTTTTCGTTCGACCGACAGGTTGCGATCAACGACCCCGCCGGCCCGGCGTCCCTGCTGACCAACATCGCGAGTGTCAGCACTCCTGATGCCACCACGGTGGTCTTCAAGCTGAAGAACGCAAATGACCAGACCTTCAGCCAGATCCTCAGCAGTCCTGCCGCGCCCATTGTTGACGACGAAGTCTTCCCGGCGGACAAGGTCCTTCCGGACGACGAGATCATCAAGGCAAAGGCTTTCTACGGCCAATACACGATCGATAGCTACAAGAAGAACGAACTTGTCAGCTTCAAGGCCTTCGGTGACTACAAGGGTGTCCTTGGCAAGCCCGCCAACGACGAAGCGACCATCAAGTACTATGCCAGCCCCACCAACCTCAAGCTGGACATCCAGCAGGGCAACATCGACGTCGCCTTCCGCAGCCTCAGTGCCACGGACGTTGACGACCTTCGGAAAGACTCCAAGGTCAAGGTGTTGACGGGACCGGGCGGCGAGATCCGCTACATCACCTTCAACTTCGACACCATGCCGTTCGGCACCAAGGCAGCCGGCGCTGATACCGCCAAGGCGCTCGCCGTCCGGCAGGCCGTAGCCAACCTCGTGGACCGGCAAGCCATCGCCGACCAGGTCTACAAGGGCACCTACCTGCCCCTGTACTCCAACGTGCCCAGCGGATTCCTCGGCGCCAACGAATCGTTCAAGGATGCCTATGGAGATAACGGAAAGCCGAGCCTGGACAAGGCAAAGAAGGTCCTGGCGGACGCCGGAATTACCGAACCCGTTGCCTTGAACCTGCAGTACAACCCGGACCACTATGGCGGATCTTCAGGCGACGAGTACGCCATGATCAAGGAGCAGCTGGAGAAGTCCGGCCTCTTCAAGGTCAATCTGCAGTCTACGGAATGGGTTACTTACAGCAAGGCGAGCCGTGCTGACGAGTATCCCGTTTTCCAGTTTGGATGGTTCCCCGACTTCAGCGACGCCGACAACTACCTCACTCCGTTCTTCCCGGAGGGCGGCTTCCTGAAGAACCACTACAACAACCCCACTGTGAACGACTTGATCGCCAAGCAGCTGACCGAGGCTGACAAGACCAAGCGGGAAGCAGACATTAAGGATGTCCAGAACGCATTGGCCAAAGACATCTCAACCCTGCCCCTGCTGCAGGGCGCTCAAGTCGCGGTGGCCGGAAGTACCGTGAACGGCGTCGACAAGACGCTGGACGCATCCTTCAAGTTCCGCCTCGGAACAGTTTCCAAGTAA
- a CDS encoding caspase family protein translates to MSKAALCVGINKFKYLPESSWLHGCVNDAEDLAALLEAQYGFASSSIKVLRDAKANKKSVMAELNKLVDSAVDGKSDHIVFTFSSHGTQIPDTSGDEMDRLDEAFACYDINNAGDSWDPETVISDDELATLFGRLPEAVLMDVVLDTCHSGTGLKSLDLLPGRRPRFLPAPTPRAVVANESSDSRTLRDLVKSAKLSKPVLMAACRSDQTAADALIEGRYNGAFTYHFVKTLQGNGTAGRAEVLKLVSKGLKGGGFDQVAQLEGTTAARKAAWGS, encoded by the coding sequence ATGAGCAAGGCAGCCCTCTGTGTGGGGATCAACAAGTTCAAGTATTTACCCGAATCGAGCTGGCTTCACGGTTGTGTTAATGACGCTGAAGACCTGGCCGCCCTCCTTGAGGCGCAGTATGGGTTCGCCTCCTCCAGCATCAAGGTCCTGAGAGATGCCAAGGCCAACAAAAAGTCCGTGATGGCTGAACTCAACAAGTTGGTCGATAGCGCGGTGGACGGAAAGTCCGACCACATCGTCTTCACCTTCTCCAGCCATGGCACGCAGATACCTGATACCAGCGGCGATGAGATGGATCGGCTGGACGAGGCCTTCGCCTGCTACGACATCAACAATGCCGGCGACTCATGGGACCCGGAGACGGTGATCAGTGACGACGAGTTGGCAACGCTCTTCGGGCGGCTGCCGGAGGCCGTCCTCATGGACGTCGTCCTGGACACTTGCCACAGTGGCACTGGACTGAAGTCCCTGGACCTCTTGCCGGGCCGACGCCCGCGTTTCCTGCCTGCCCCAACGCCCCGGGCTGTGGTCGCAAACGAGTCCAGTGACTCCCGCACCCTTCGCGACCTTGTGAAATCAGCAAAGTTATCCAAGCCCGTGCTGATGGCAGCCTGCCGATCGGATCAGACGGCTGCGGACGCCCTGATCGAGGGCCGCTACAACGGAGCCTTCACCTATCACTTTGTGAAGACCCTGCAGGGCAACGGCACAGCAGGACGGGCGGAAGTACTGAAGCTGGTGAGCAAAGGGCTCAAAGGCGGCGGTTTTGATCAAGTCGCCCAATTGGAAGGCACGACGGCGGCACGCAAGGCTGCGTGGGGCAGCTAA
- the mnmA gene encoding tRNA 2-thiouridine(34) synthase MnmA, with product MSGGVDSAVAAARAVEAGHDVVGVHLALSRMPGTLRTGSRGCCTIEDSRDAWRACDVLGIPYYVWDFSERFKEDVVQDFIDEYAAGRTPNPCMRCNERIKFAALLEKAIALGFDAVCTGHYAKVIEDADGNRELHRAADWAKDQSYVLGVLTHEQLKHSMFPLADTPSKAEVRAEAEKRGLSVANKPDSHDICFISDGDTRGWLAEKIEMTTGDIVDETGTKVGEHPGANAFTVGQRRGLKLGTPASDGKPRFVLEIRPKENKVVVGPEALLAIDEIRGIKVSWAGLPISEVGTGAEFECHAQVRAHGDPVPARAHIEPVADDEGVERAELVVTLTEPLRGVAPGQTVVLYQGTRVLGQATIDAARSLQRAIL from the coding sequence ATGAGCGGCGGAGTCGACTCCGCCGTGGCAGCCGCCCGCGCCGTCGAGGCCGGACACGACGTCGTCGGAGTCCACCTTGCGTTGTCGCGCATGCCTGGCACCCTTCGCACCGGAAGCCGGGGCTGCTGCACCATTGAAGACTCCCGTGATGCGTGGCGGGCCTGCGACGTCCTGGGGATTCCTTACTACGTGTGGGACTTCTCCGAACGCTTCAAGGAAGATGTCGTTCAGGACTTCATTGACGAATATGCTGCCGGGCGCACGCCGAACCCGTGCATGCGTTGCAATGAGCGCATTAAGTTTGCTGCCTTGCTGGAAAAGGCCATTGCCCTGGGCTTTGACGCTGTCTGCACCGGGCACTACGCCAAGGTAATCGAAGATGCGGACGGCAACCGCGAACTGCATCGTGCGGCCGACTGGGCCAAGGACCAAAGCTATGTCCTGGGCGTCCTGACGCATGAGCAGCTCAAGCACTCCATGTTCCCGCTGGCGGACACCCCCTCCAAGGCCGAAGTAAGGGCCGAGGCCGAAAAGCGTGGTTTGTCGGTGGCCAACAAGCCGGATAGCCACGATATTTGCTTCATCTCCGACGGAGATACACGTGGCTGGCTGGCCGAGAAAATCGAAATGACAACTGGCGACATCGTGGACGAAACTGGCACGAAGGTAGGCGAGCACCCGGGTGCCAACGCCTTCACCGTGGGCCAGCGCCGGGGACTGAAGCTGGGCACCCCGGCCTCCGATGGCAAGCCCCGGTTCGTCCTGGAAATCCGGCCTAAGGAAAACAAGGTTGTTGTGGGGCCGGAAGCGCTGCTTGCCATCGATGAAATCCGTGGAATCAAGGTGTCCTGGGCTGGTTTGCCCATCTCCGAGGTTGGGACCGGTGCGGAATTCGAGTGCCACGCCCAGGTGCGGGCCCATGGTGACCCTGTGCCGGCCCGTGCACACATTGAGCCGGTTGCCGATGACGAGGGTGTTGAGCGGGCCGAACTGGTGGTCACCCTGACCGAACCGCTGCGTGGAGTGGCACCTGGTCAGACCGTTGTGCTGTATCAGGGCACCCGGGTACTGGGACAGGCAACCATCGACGCCGCTCGTTCCCTGCAGAGGGCAATTCTCTAG